The Trichoderma asperellum chromosome 6, complete sequence region GCAGATAACGATAACCCCGGCAATTTCGCTAACCGGTACGGTCTCCTACAGTAATTCTAGTAATTTCTCGCAGCTGACCATCAAAAGACCCAAAGAAGAGGTTCAGAACATTGCTTCCAAGGGTGGACAAGCCAGCCACAGCGGCGGCTTCGCTTCTATGGACCCTGATAAGCAGGTCGGTTTCTAAATGCTAGAACTATAAAATTCTACATGTCCTAACATCTACAAAAATAGCGCAACATAGCTTCTCAAGGAGGAAAAGCCTCGGGAGGATCTTTTGAACCTGGCAGTGAGAAAGCTCGCGAGGCGGGCCGCAAGGGCGGCTCTCAGTGAAGCTTGGATGATGATACAATTATTGTTGGATCCATATTTAAATCTAGAGTTTCACTTATTCCTATAATACAATGTACTTGACCTAATATATCATATGATACTGTAACAGCAGTGACAGCTCCGTCTCCAAGCAGCTCTAATACTGCCTCTAGCAGCTGATAGACCAAACTCAACGACCACTTCGTAGTGCGTCGCCCCAAAACAGACA contains the following coding sequences:
- a CDS encoding uncharacterized protein (EggNog:ENOG41), encoding MTGNKHDTRENIKKRLHYKYLHWFRQFRILQTHLLQISSVPAIHSPVADQARYFIMADNDNPGNFANRPKEEVQNIASKGGQASHSGGFASMDPDKQRNIASQGGKASGGSFEPGSEKAREAGRKGGSQ